A genome region from Streptomyces pratensis includes the following:
- a CDS encoding GlxA family transcriptional regulator, translating to MTPRQLPKPSPPHRVVAVLQPPQSTFSLACAAEVFGDHGPAIPARYSFEVSTGTPGPVRTQAGYDMLVTEGLDALRRADTVLIPGWQQPDGTEVPPALVAAVRRAHRRGARIVSICSGAFVLAAAGLLDGRRATTHWARAAELAARHPRVLVDPAVLYVDHGDVATSAGSAAGVDLCLHLVSVDQGAAYAMRIARRMVMPPHREGCQLQYAELPTSGPVPDSLAPLLDWVAGRLDQPVAVADMAARSQVSPRTLTRRFTEQLGTSPGRWLLDRRIAATRALLEETDLSVETIAHRVGLSSAVNLRRRFHEALRTTPAAYRRTFRAGEAGQEPTGPPAPGRPLIQAGPHGSP from the coding sequence ATGACGCCGCGTCAGTTGCCGAAGCCCTCGCCGCCGCACCGGGTCGTGGCCGTGCTGCAACCCCCGCAGTCCACCTTCTCCCTGGCCTGCGCCGCCGAGGTGTTCGGCGACCACGGACCCGCGATCCCCGCCCGCTACTCGTTCGAGGTCAGCACAGGGACCCCTGGACCGGTCCGCACCCAGGCGGGCTACGACATGCTGGTCACAGAGGGCCTGGACGCGCTGCGGCGCGCGGACACCGTGCTCATCCCCGGCTGGCAGCAGCCGGACGGCACCGAGGTGCCGCCCGCGCTGGTCGCGGCGGTCCGCAGGGCGCACCGGCGTGGAGCTCGGATCGTCAGTATCTGCTCGGGCGCCTTCGTGCTCGCCGCCGCCGGGCTGCTGGACGGCCGACGGGCCACCACGCACTGGGCCCGGGCCGCCGAACTGGCCGCCCGCCACCCGCGGGTCCTGGTCGACCCGGCGGTGCTCTACGTGGACCACGGCGACGTGGCCACAAGCGCCGGATCGGCGGCCGGTGTGGACCTCTGCCTGCACCTGGTGAGCGTCGACCAGGGCGCCGCGTACGCGATGCGGATCGCGCGCCGGATGGTGATGCCGCCGCACCGCGAGGGCTGCCAGTTGCAGTACGCCGAACTGCCCACCTCCGGACCGGTCCCCGACTCGCTGGCGCCACTGCTGGACTGGGTTGCCGGGCGGCTGGACCAGCCGGTCGCCGTCGCCGACATGGCGGCCCGCTCACAGGTCTCCCCCCGCACGCTGACCCGGCGTTTCACCGAGCAGCTGGGCACCAGCCCCGGACGTTGGCTGCTGGACCGGCGGATCGCCGCCACCCGGGCGTTGCTTGAGGAGACCGACCTGTCCGTGGAGACCATCGCGCACCGGGTCGGGCTCTCCTCGGCCGTCAACCTGCGCCGGCGCTTCCACGAGGCCCTGCGCACCACGCCCGCCGCCTACCGCCGTACCTTCCGCGCGGGCGAGGCCGGCCAGGAACCGACCGGGCCGCCGGCGCCCGGTCGTCCCCTGATCCAGGCCGGTCCGCACGGAAGCCCCTAG